Proteins found in one Miscanthus floridulus cultivar M001 chromosome 4, ASM1932011v1, whole genome shotgun sequence genomic segment:
- the LOC136549989 gene encoding uncharacterized protein, with the protein MRVAVVGAGVSGLARSGGARVTVYEKEDYLGGHARTVAVEDADAGTVQLDLGFMVFNRMEDIFWEQLWRKRGCPRELYPDESSKDVTVSPELHVPNCDCGRPADVFQSRHPEFRTQRLVASTHAVVLMPMRGAFSFSGSMVQTSLTPDTSFSTIGEEGDIHESTSSGGFHLPLTPLQ; encoded by the exons ATGAGAGTGGCGGTGGTGGGCGCCGGCGTGAGCGGGCTGGCGAGGAGCGGCGGCGCGAGGGTGACCGTGTACGAGAAGGAGGACTACCTCGGTGGGCACGCCAGGACCGTGGCCGTCGAGGACGCCGACGCCGGCACCGTGCAGCTCGACCTCGGCTTCATGGTCTTCAACCGG atggaagacatattttgggagcagttatggcgaaaacggggttgtcctagagaattgtaccccgacgagtctagcaaagatgtcaccgtctctcctgaactccatgtccctaactgtgattgtggtcgtccagccgacgtgtttcaatcgagacatccggaattccggacacagcggctcgttgcttcaacacatgcagtcgttttaat gcccatgagaggtgctttttctttcagtggatcgatggtgcagacaagtttgaccccagataCATCCTTTTCAACGATTGGTgaagagggcgacatccacgagagcacttcgagcggtgggttccacctccccctaacccccctccaatga